A DNA window from Candidatus Eisenbacteria bacterium contains the following coding sequences:
- a CDS encoding FlgD immunoglobulin-like domain containing protein, with amino-acid sequence MKRTFAGFVLALGLAAVPAAQADNWSVSLSAPSQVASPGGTATYSGTITNTSGSSIAFDAAIDFLGSPATEDITINFSSGFLGLGLVVPTSGYSGPLFDVTWGSSVPGGTSAVGHLQLNTLGAATPGAVASTFTLRTPGVGSFCTQGTGLVAGSSSIASHDSNDVSTPRIAWHDPAVGTIGYAALVGGTWSSTPVAAGIGNQAAPALILDADNLPHILYYDSVLGDLVYARNTTGVWTFETVDATGNVGMAPSFARDQYDQLHACYYDATNGDLKYALRSDGMWTVESVDTTGNMGSTSSITVTETGIPHVSYYDATLQDLRYATKSGGVWTKSTLDAAGVVGTWSSIGVDDGKVSIAYRDASVGTPRLRYVSGSGITWSYETVDQAGDPGIGSRLDLNAFGEPRIAYFDQATQRLLYAVKAAGTWSTGVIAGDATGALSLARSELDQPFLSYSLGNGSPLRFASLSICSPTAVGKPAALGPRLMLYPNRPNPFSGGTIITFAVREASAMRVRIFDAAGRLVAEPFQKMVTAGTHRVEWNGTGRSGHRLPSGMYVYEVRSASEVQRGRMVLLR; translated from the coding sequence ATGAAGCGCACGTTCGCAGGGTTTGTCCTGGCGCTCGGGCTCGCCGCTGTCCCGGCGGCCCAGGCTGACAACTGGTCGGTGTCGCTCAGCGCGCCGAGCCAGGTCGCCTCGCCCGGCGGCACCGCCACCTACAGTGGCACCATCACCAACACCAGCGGCTCGAGCATCGCGTTCGACGCCGCCATCGACTTCCTCGGCTCGCCGGCGACCGAGGACATCACCATCAACTTCTCGAGCGGGTTCCTGGGGCTCGGGCTGGTGGTCCCGACGTCTGGCTACAGCGGCCCCTTGTTCGACGTGACGTGGGGCAGCTCGGTGCCGGGCGGGACCTCCGCGGTGGGCCATCTCCAGCTCAACACTCTCGGCGCCGCCACGCCCGGGGCGGTGGCCTCGACGTTCACTCTGCGGACGCCTGGAGTGGGCTCGTTCTGCACCCAGGGCACCGGCTTGGTCGCGGGCAGCAGCTCGATCGCGTCGCACGACTCGAACGACGTCTCCACGCCGCGGATCGCGTGGCACGACCCGGCGGTCGGCACGATCGGCTACGCCGCCTTGGTCGGCGGCACGTGGAGCTCCACGCCGGTGGCGGCGGGCATCGGCAACCAGGCGGCGCCGGCGCTGATCCTCGACGCCGACAACCTTCCGCACATCCTCTACTACGACTCGGTGCTCGGCGACCTCGTGTACGCCCGGAACACCACGGGTGTCTGGACGTTCGAGACCGTGGACGCGACCGGCAACGTGGGCATGGCTCCCTCGTTCGCGAGGGACCAGTACGACCAGCTGCACGCCTGTTACTACGATGCGACCAACGGCGATCTGAAGTACGCGCTCCGGTCCGACGGCATGTGGACCGTGGAGTCCGTCGATACCACCGGCAACATGGGTTCGACGAGCTCGATCACGGTGACCGAGACCGGTATCCCTCACGTCAGCTACTACGACGCCACCCTTCAGGATCTACGCTACGCCACCAAGAGCGGCGGCGTCTGGACCAAGTCGACGCTCGATGCGGCCGGGGTGGTCGGAACGTGGAGCTCGATCGGCGTGGACGACGGCAAGGTGTCGATCGCCTATCGCGACGCCAGCGTCGGGACGCCGCGCCTGCGCTACGTATCGGGGTCGGGGATCACCTGGAGCTACGAGACCGTGGACCAGGCCGGGGATCCCGGGATCGGCTCGCGTCTCGACCTGAACGCCTTCGGCGAGCCACGCATCGCCTACTTCGACCAGGCGACGCAGCGGCTGCTCTATGCCGTCAAGGCGGCGGGAACGTGGTCGACCGGCGTGATCGCGGGCGACGCGACCGGGGCGCTCTCGCTCGCGCGCAGCGAGCTCGATCAGCCTTTCCTCAGCTACTCGCTCGGCAACGGCTCGCCGCTGCGCTTCGCCTCGCTCAGCATCTGCAGCCCCACCGCGGTCGGCAAGCCGGCAGCGCTCGGGCCGCGGCTGATGTTGTATCCGAACCGGCCCAATCCGTTCTCCGGGGGCACCATCATCACGTTCGCAGTGCGCGAGGCCTCCGCGATGCGGGTGCGCATCTTCGACGCCGCGGGCCGG
- a CDS encoding tryptophanase has product MKTIIEPFRIKSVEPIRMTSREERERAVAAAGGNLFHLSSQDVTIDLLTDSGTGAMSSEQWAAMMRGDESYAGAPSFGRFEAAVREVFGFPHVIPTHQGRAAEHLLFDTLTGPGQIVPNNTHFDTTRANIEMAGAEALDLPCPEARDLESDAPFKGNMDLVGLERALAQFGDRIPLVMITVTNNAGGGQPVSLENLRAVRRLCEQAGRPLYLDACRFAENAFLIQQREPEACDLEIPQIARAMFDLADGCTMSAKKDGLANIGGFIACRDESLAHELRTRLVVTEGFPTYGGLAGRDLEAIAQGLREVVHRDYLEYRLASIRYVCERLRAQRIPVVWPPGGHAVFLDAGRFLPHLPREAFPGQALAIELYLEGGIRSCEIGSVMLAHRNPRTGEEILPTHELVRLAIPRRTYTQSHMDYVLEVIESVWRRRDGIAGVRIVTAPRALRHFRATFERLPLAAVSPSPA; this is encoded by the coding sequence ATGAAGACGATCATCGAGCCGTTCCGGATCAAGAGCGTCGAGCCGATCCGCATGACGAGCCGTGAGGAACGCGAGCGGGCTGTCGCCGCGGCCGGTGGCAACCTCTTCCATCTGTCTTCGCAGGACGTCACGATAGACCTCCTGACCGACAGTGGAACGGGCGCGATGTCGAGCGAGCAATGGGCGGCGATGATGCGGGGCGACGAATCCTACGCGGGCGCGCCGAGCTTCGGTCGTTTCGAAGCCGCGGTGCGCGAAGTGTTCGGCTTCCCGCACGTGATTCCGACCCATCAGGGTCGGGCGGCGGAGCACCTGCTCTTCGACACCCTCACGGGCCCCGGCCAGATCGTTCCGAACAACACTCATTTCGACACGACTCGCGCCAACATCGAGATGGCCGGCGCCGAGGCGCTCGACCTGCCTTGTCCCGAAGCTCGTGACCTCGAGAGCGATGCGCCGTTCAAGGGCAACATGGATCTCGTCGGGCTGGAGCGTGCGCTCGCTCAGTTCGGCGATCGCATTCCCCTGGTCATGATCACGGTGACGAACAACGCGGGGGGCGGTCAGCCCGTCAGCCTCGAGAATCTCCGCGCGGTGCGGAGACTGTGCGAGCAGGCGGGCCGGCCTCTCTACCTCGACGCCTGTCGTTTCGCCGAGAACGCCTTCCTCATCCAGCAGCGCGAGCCCGAGGCCTGCGATCTGGAGATCCCCCAGATCGCTCGAGCGATGTTCGATCTTGCCGATGGCTGCACGATGAGCGCCAAGAAGGACGGGCTCGCGAACATCGGAGGCTTCATCGCCTGTCGCGACGAATCGCTCGCGCACGAGCTCCGCACCCGATTGGTGGTCACCGAGGGGTTTCCGACGTACGGCGGCCTGGCTGGGCGCGATCTGGAGGCAATCGCCCAGGGCCTGCGGGAGGTCGTCCATCGCGACTATCTCGAGTATCGCCTCGCGAGCATCCGATACGTCTGCGAGCGGCTCCGCGCACAGCGGATCCCCGTGGTGTGGCCGCCTGGCGGACACGCGGTGTTCCTCGATGCCGGGCGCTTCCTCCCGCATCTGCCGCGAGAGGCGTTCCCGGGGCAGGCGCTGGCGATCGAGCTCTACCTCGAGGGTGGTATCCGGTCCTGCGAGATCGGAAGCGTGATGCTCGCGCACCGGAACCCGCGGACGGGTGAGGAGATCCTGCCCACCCACGAGCTCGTGCGCCTCGCGATCCCGCGACGCACGTACACACAAAGCCACATGGACTACGTTCTTGAAGTCATCGAAAGTGTCTGGCGGCGCCGCGACGGTATCGCCGGCGTGCGCATCGTGACCGCGCCTCGCGCGCTGCGCCACTTCCGGGCCACGTTCGAACGGCTTCCGCTCGCCGCCGTGTCCCCATCGCCGGCTTAG
- a CDS encoding citrate synthase — translation MQYHGVSLDLPVVEGSEGEKALDIQQLRNKTGLITLDPGLGNTGACRSAITFIDGEKGILRYRGYPIEELAEKSSFLEVAWLLMHGELPTGRELSAFQREVTYHTMLHEDFGRFFDCLPKDAHPMPVCAAAVGALATFYQQPETLQTQSETIVRLIAKMPTIAAHSYKHSIGQPFVYPDNQLGYSANFMRMMFSTPCEPYIVDPVLAKAIDLLFILHADHEQNCSTSTVRVVGSSRANLFASIAAGISALWGPLHGGANQEVIEMLERIAAEEGSARKFLDKAKDRNDTTRLMGFGHRVYKSYDPRAAILKKACSQVLGRVGGSSRLLEIAMSLEEIALKDEYFVARKLYPNVDFYSGVIYKALGIPVNMFTVMFAIGRLPGWIAQWLEMRTDPDARIVRPRQIYTGARKRPYVAVESRL, via the coding sequence CTGCAATACCACGGCGTGAGCCTGGACTTGCCCGTCGTCGAGGGCTCCGAGGGCGAGAAAGCCCTCGACATCCAGCAACTTCGCAACAAGACCGGACTCATCACGCTGGATCCCGGATTGGGCAACACCGGGGCTTGTCGCAGCGCGATCACCTTCATCGACGGCGAGAAGGGAATTCTGCGTTACCGCGGATATCCGATCGAGGAGCTGGCCGAGAAGAGCTCGTTTCTGGAGGTCGCCTGGCTGTTGATGCACGGCGAGCTCCCCACCGGACGAGAGCTGTCGGCATTCCAGCGCGAGGTCACTTACCACACGATGCTCCACGAGGACTTCGGCCGGTTCTTCGATTGTCTTCCCAAGGACGCGCACCCGATGCCGGTCTGCGCGGCCGCGGTGGGCGCGCTCGCGACCTTCTACCAGCAGCCCGAGACCTTGCAGACGCAAAGCGAGACGATCGTCCGCCTGATCGCCAAGATGCCGACGATCGCTGCGCACTCCTACAAACACTCGATCGGCCAGCCCTTCGTCTATCCCGACAACCAGCTCGGGTACTCGGCGAACTTCATGCGGATGATGTTCTCGACACCCTGCGAGCCCTACATCGTGGATCCCGTTCTCGCGAAGGCGATCGATCTGCTCTTCATCCTTCATGCCGATCACGAACAGAACTGCTCCACCAGCACGGTACGCGTCGTCGGCAGCTCCCGCGCCAATCTCTTCGCGAGCATCGCGGCCGGGATCAGCGCGCTGTGGGGACCGCTCCATGGCGGCGCCAACCAGGAAGTCATCGAGATGCTCGAGCGGATCGCCGCGGAGGAGGGCAGCGCACGGAAGTTCCTGGACAAGGCCAAGGACCGGAACGACACGACCCGCCTGATGGGATTCGGTCACCGCGTATACAAGAGTTACGACCCGCGCGCCGCGATTCTCAAGAAGGCGTGTTCGCAGGTCCTGGGGCGCGTCGGAGGCTCGAGCCGCCTGCTCGAGATCGCCATGTCGCTCGAAGAGATCGCGTTGAAGGACGAGTACTTCGTCGCCCGAAAGCTGTACCCCAACGTGGACTTCTATTCCGGCGTCATCTACAAGGCGCTGGGAATCCCGGTCAACATGTTCACCGTGATGTTCGCGATCGGGCGGCTGCCGGGTTGGATCGCGCAGTGGCTCGAAATGCGCACCGATCCCGATGCTCGGATCGTCCGACCGCGGCAGATCTACACGGGTGCGAGGAAGCGTCCCTACGTCGCGGTCGAGTCGAGACTCTGA
- a CDS encoding NAD-dependent malic enzyme, producing MERVLEGGLRRAYERRVDPRTGQRYLAVAQRGPTLLNDPILNKGTCFTLEERQSFGLSGLLPPAVATEAEQAARAYENFGRAADDVQRYLFLAGLQDRNETLFYRLLVEHMDEMAPIVYTPTVGKVCEQYSHIYRRPRGICITSQDRGRVRAILRNWGGECRVAVVTDNAAILGLGDQGVGGMGIAIGKLALYTAGAGIAPEETLPIDFDVGTDNPKLLADPLYLGMRHPRLRGAAYDQLLDELVDAMAEVHPAALIQWEDFSNRTAFDVLERYRRGRLSFNDDIQGTGAIVVAGIRSALRQAGRDLADERFVFFGAGASGAGSVLAVRSALRDAGVPERELASRVLALDSKGLILEDRDGLPPEKREIAASLDRVAGWTASADGRFRLADVVLQFRPGVLVGASGQPGAFSEEIVRGMAAGCGRPIILALSNPTNLVEATPEQLVRWTDGAAIVGTGSPFPPVEHRGRRFVIGQGNNVLMFPGLGLGATTVGARWLPDRVFTVAAQALFELTSPDPRPGTPIYPPLSRLREISRCVARAVARELVACGEAPPLTDEQIERRLASAIWTPEYLPYRPVSREDLE from the coding sequence ATGGAGCGTGTTCTGGAGGGCGGGCTCCGCCGCGCCTACGAGCGCCGCGTCGATCCACGAACGGGTCAACGATACCTCGCGGTCGCGCAACGTGGCCCCACCCTCCTGAACGATCCGATCCTCAACAAGGGAACATGCTTCACGCTCGAGGAGCGGCAGAGCTTCGGGCTGTCCGGCCTGCTGCCTCCGGCGGTTGCCACGGAGGCCGAGCAGGCGGCCCGAGCCTACGAGAACTTCGGCCGCGCCGCGGATGACGTTCAGCGGTATCTGTTCCTCGCCGGCTTGCAGGACCGGAACGAGACGCTCTTCTACCGGCTCCTGGTCGAACACATGGACGAGATGGCGCCGATCGTCTACACGCCGACGGTGGGGAAGGTCTGCGAACAGTACAGCCACATCTATCGACGGCCTCGCGGGATCTGCATCACTTCACAGGACCGTGGAAGGGTGCGAGCGATCCTCCGCAACTGGGGCGGCGAGTGTCGGGTCGCGGTCGTGACCGATAACGCAGCGATCCTCGGACTCGGCGATCAGGGCGTGGGGGGCATGGGGATCGCGATCGGCAAGCTCGCGCTCTACACGGCCGGCGCCGGCATCGCGCCAGAAGAGACCCTCCCGATCGACTTCGACGTCGGCACGGACAATCCGAAGCTGCTCGCGGATCCGCTCTACCTCGGAATGCGCCATCCCCGGCTCCGGGGCGCGGCGTACGACCAGCTTCTCGACGAGCTGGTCGACGCCATGGCCGAGGTCCATCCCGCTGCGCTGATTCAGTGGGAGGACTTCTCGAATCGGACCGCGTTCGACGTCCTCGAGCGCTACCGACGGGGGCGGCTGTCATTCAACGACGACATCCAGGGCACGGGCGCCATCGTCGTTGCGGGCATTCGCTCGGCGCTCCGTCAGGCGGGACGCGATCTCGCCGACGAGCGCTTCGTGTTCTTCGGGGCCGGCGCCTCGGGAGCAGGATCGGTGCTCGCGGTGCGGTCGGCGCTGAGGGACGCCGGCGTGCCGGAACGCGAGCTCGCCTCGCGCGTGCTCGCGCTCGATTCCAAGGGTTTGATCCTCGAAGACCGGGACGGACTCCCGCCCGAGAAGCGCGAGATCGCGGCCTCGCTCGATCGCGTCGCGGGCTGGACAGCATCGGCAGATGGGCGCTTTCGTCTCGCCGATGTCGTGCTCCAGTTTCGGCCAGGCGTTCTCGTGGGAGCATCCGGCCAGCCCGGCGCTTTCAGCGAGGAGATCGTCCGTGGCATGGCGGCGGGGTGCGGGCGGCCCATCATCCTGGCGCTGTCGAATCCAACCAACCTGGTCGAGGCCACGCCCGAGCAACTCGTCCGCTGGACCGATGGAGCGGCGATCGTGGGAACCGGAAGCCCCTTTCCGCCGGTCGAGCATCGTGGCAGGCGTTTCGTGATCGGCCAGGGCAACAACGTGCTCATGTTCCCCGGCCTTGGACTGGGAGCGACCACGGTGGGAGCGCGTTGGCTCCCGGACCGTGTCTTCACGGTCGCGGCCCAGGCGCTCTTCGAGCTCACGAGCCCCGACCCACGGCCGGGAACACCGATCTATCCACCGCTCTCGCGTTTGCGGGAGATCTCGCGATGCGTGGCACGTGCGGTGGCACGCGAGCTGGTCGCGTGCGGAGAAGCTCCACCCTTGACCGACGAACAGATCGAGCGACGGCTGGCGAGCGCCATCTGGACGCCTGAATATCTCCCTTATCGCCCGGTGTCCCGGGAGGACCTGGAATGA
- a CDS encoding T9SS type A sorting domain-containing protein: MNARLQSAALAAALLLAFPAARPAAGAALLGLVDTGELFRSTDGGVMWTAHAVLPVRDAVALAARLSSSDLFLASRSGSIYRSTDAGATWIPVGAIAASGLVDLSIRPDGGLLALTATGSLYLSTDLGASFAPLASLGASNFASLAFTTPAVTYYALTRTGEVYESVDGGTSWAAKGLFTASNAVRLRAIQSALYALTETGDVYRSTDGAASWAPISTLSQVGMSGLARNGLSLVAASREGHVATSLDGVAWAWQGSMNQLTLTALATDEPATTGVTPRTGGGVFLGAPYPNPSRGSASFELWLDRAADVALTLYDVSGRRLASLAPRRFEAGIHRLSWDPGVSRAGLYFLSVERGGKPAVTRRWVVAR; this comes from the coding sequence GTGAACGCGCGATTGCAGTCGGCGGCGCTCGCGGCCGCGCTGCTCTTGGCGTTCCCCGCGGCGCGACCCGCGGCCGGCGCCGCGCTGCTGGGCCTCGTGGACACGGGCGAGCTGTTCCGCTCCACCGACGGGGGCGTGATGTGGACGGCTCACGCGGTCTTGCCCGTGCGTGACGCCGTTGCGCTGGCGGCACGGCTCTCCAGCTCCGACTTGTTTCTCGCCTCGCGCTCCGGCTCGATCTACCGCTCGACCGATGCCGGAGCGACGTGGATACCCGTCGGCGCGATTGCGGCGAGCGGCCTGGTGGATCTGTCGATCCGTCCCGACGGCGGGCTATTGGCGCTCACCGCCACGGGCTCGCTCTATCTTTCGACCGATCTCGGCGCCAGCTTCGCGCCACTGGCAAGCCTCGGCGCCTCGAACTTCGCCAGCCTGGCCTTCACCACGCCGGCGGTGACGTACTACGCCCTGACCCGGACCGGCGAGGTCTATGAGAGCGTCGATGGAGGCACGAGCTGGGCGGCCAAGGGGCTGTTCACCGCATCCAATGCCGTCCGGCTGCGCGCCATCCAGAGCGCGCTCTACGCCCTCACCGAAACCGGCGACGTGTATCGCAGCACCGACGGCGCCGCGAGCTGGGCGCCGATCAGCACGCTGTCCCAGGTCGGCATGAGCGGACTGGCGCGAAATGGCCTTTCGCTGGTGGCCGCGAGCCGCGAAGGCCACGTCGCCACGTCCCTGGACGGGGTCGCCTGGGCATGGCAAGGCTCGATGAACCAGCTCACGCTCACCGCGCTCGCCACCGATGAGCCGGCCACCACCGGAGTCACGCCGCGAACAGGCGGGGGCGTGTTCCTCGGCGCTCCCTATCCGAACCCCTCGCGCGGCTCCGCGTCGTTCGAGCTATGGCTGGATCGCGCCGCCGACGTCGCGTTGACGCTGTACGACGTGAGCGGCCGGCGGTTGGCCAGCCTCGCGCCGAGGCGGTTCGAGGCCGGGATCCACCGCCTCTCCTGGGACCCGGGCGTGAGTCGGGCCGGCCTCTACTTCCTGAGCGTGGAACGGGGGGGCAAGCCTGCGGTCACGCGGCGCTGGGTGGTGGCAAGGTAG
- a CDS encoding FlgD immunoglobulin-like domain containing protein: MTALHSRPKRFVLFLPALAAFLLAHHQAAATPFTTETVDATGTTGFWTSLALDAQGNPHISYYALGSGDLRYAKRIGGVWSFETVDAVGSVGSYTSIAIDALGNPHISYHDETNLDLKYATKVGGAWTIQTLDGGGGISVGLYTSIALDAQGLAHISYYDQTNGNLKYARNTGIGGWTNQSVDGGSSDTGMFTSLALDASGLARISYHEVTGGDLRIAWRTTSGSFLVESLESTGIVGMWTSLALDGAGIPRICYYDQTNSNLKYITKESGAWVAETVPDPFLVAGQYGSLALDAQGIPHISYQAESPYSVLRYARKIGGSWIIESVDVLGSQGLETSLELDAQGNPRISYREINTNDLKYADASVHLLSPAGGETWPVGAVREVRWSGVGPVDVKLSADGGASFQTVASGILDNSFLFQVPHLPTRFARVGVFRTSPISSSVSTGLFTIESSIGLLSLIAEWERGAAEARISWRTNPGPEDLSGYRLERALPGSGGGWETVVALTRETSYTDRDAARGDRYRLFAVNGLGQERLLGEAALLPARSLAAWPLPYKAGELTVSFGVAGGIGGGPGSAEVAVFDLSGRRVRTLASGAFESGYRTATWNGRDESGTRVPGGVYFVRAATGGEVAQLKLVVMP, encoded by the coding sequence ATGACCGCCTTGCATTCGCGCCCGAAGCGCTTCGTCCTGTTCCTCCCCGCCTTGGCCGCCTTCCTCCTGGCTCATCACCAGGCCGCCGCCACTCCCTTCACCACGGAGACCGTCGATGCGACCGGGACGACGGGGTTCTGGACGTCGCTGGCGCTCGACGCGCAGGGCAACCCGCACATCAGCTACTACGCTCTCGGGAGCGGCGACCTGCGCTATGCGAAGAGAATAGGCGGGGTCTGGAGCTTCGAGACCGTGGACGCCGTCGGCTCCGTCGGCTCCTACACCTCCATCGCGATCGACGCCCTGGGCAACCCCCACATCAGCTATCACGATGAGACGAATCTCGATCTCAAGTACGCCACCAAGGTGGGCGGCGCCTGGACCATCCAGACGCTGGACGGTGGCGGCGGCATCAGCGTGGGGCTCTACACCTCGATCGCCCTCGACGCTCAGGGCTTGGCGCACATCAGCTACTACGACCAGACCAACGGCAACCTCAAGTACGCCCGGAACACCGGAATCGGAGGATGGACCAATCAGTCGGTGGATGGCGGCAGCAGCGACACCGGCATGTTCACGTCTCTGGCCCTCGATGCCTCGGGCCTCGCGCGCATCAGCTACCACGAGGTGACTGGCGGGGACCTGCGCATCGCCTGGCGCACCACGTCGGGATCCTTTCTCGTCGAGAGCCTGGAATCGACGGGCATCGTCGGCATGTGGACGTCGCTTGCGCTGGACGGCGCCGGAATCCCGCGGATCTGTTACTACGACCAAACCAACTCCAACCTCAAGTACATCACCAAGGAGAGTGGCGCCTGGGTCGCCGAGACGGTTCCCGATCCGTTCCTGGTCGCGGGCCAGTACGGCTCGCTGGCGCTCGACGCCCAGGGCATCCCGCACATCAGCTACCAGGCCGAGTCGCCTTACTCGGTCCTTCGCTACGCGCGCAAGATCGGAGGCTCGTGGATCATCGAGTCGGTCGACGTCCTGGGCAGCCAGGGGTTGGAGACTTCGCTCGAGCTCGACGCGCAGGGCAATCCCCGCATCAGCTATCGCGAGATCAACACGAACGATCTCAAGTACGCCGATGCCTCCGTGCATCTCCTGAGCCCTGCGGGCGGCGAGACGTGGCCGGTCGGCGCCGTTCGCGAGGTCCGTTGGTCGGGCGTTGGCCCCGTGGACGTGAAGCTCTCGGCCGACGGCGGAGCGAGCTTCCAGACCGTGGCTTCGGGCATCTTGGACAACTCGTTCTTGTTCCAGGTCCCGCACCTTCCGACCAGGTTCGCCCGCGTCGGCGTTTTCCGGACAAGCCCCATCTCCTCCTCGGTCTCGACCGGGCTGTTCACGATCGAATCCTCGATCGGGCTGCTCTCGCTGATCGCCGAATGGGAGAGAGGTGCGGCCGAGGCGAGGATCTCGTGGCGGACGAACCCCGGTCCCGAGGACCTATCCGGCTATCGCCTGGAGCGCGCTTTGCCCGGCTCGGGGGGCGGCTGGGAGACGGTCGTTGCGCTGACCCGCGAGACGTCGTACACCGACCGTGACGCCGCACGGGGCGACCGCTACCGGTTGTTCGCGGTCAACGGGCTTGGACAGGAGCGCCTGCTCGGCGAGGCCGCGCTGCTCCCCGCTCGCAGCCTTGCCGCGTGGCCGCTCCCCTACAAGGCCGGTGAGCTGACGGTCTCGTTCGGTGTGGCCGGCGGCATCGGCGGCGGCCCTGGAAGCGCCGAGGTCGCCGTGTTCGATCTTTCCGGGCGGCGCGTGCGCACGCTGGCGAGCGGCGCGTTCGAGAGCGGATACCGCACCGCAACCTGGAACGGCCGCGACGAATCCGGTACGAGGGTGCCGGGTGGCGTCTATTTCGTGCGCGCCGCGACCGGCGGGGAGGTCGCCCAGCTCAAGCTGGTGGTGATGCCGTGA
- a CDS encoding NAD(P)-binding domain-containing protein, whose protein sequence is MSGLLTFLIVAGFTALFMWWHVRSRRAPAAPERISCPRCGARMSRGAEFCTGCGAPLQAFEVVAARAVEANGAASGPRHAIVRADVCVGCGLCVPACPEPGAIRLVDKLAVVDPERCKAHGECVTACPVGGVFVGSGDAGQRVEVPDLDVNFQSNVPGLYVVGELGGRGLIKNAVNEGRLAIEHVAEVLNAPGGRAGGEPDVFDVAIVGSGPAGLSAGLEALRQRLSYIVLEQGDLSDTIAKYPRKKVLFAEPLRVPLYGDLWIADASKESLLRVWQDVIARTGLQVRTGTRVTGIERQEGRFTLTAGSDTVHARKVVLAMGRRGTPRRLGVPGEELDKVFYDVVEMEQFMGNRVLVVGGGDSAVESALGIANQSGTQVTLSYRGEEFSRLKERNRQKLETAMAAGRIELAMPSQVKEIRRDVVVMDQRGQQRMLPNDAVIVRIGGEAPYPFLERIGVRIVTKEVPVPTAAGARAG, encoded by the coding sequence ATGAGCGGGCTCCTCACCTTCTTGATCGTCGCCGGCTTCACGGCGCTCTTCATGTGGTGGCACGTGCGCAGCCGCCGCGCTCCCGCGGCCCCCGAGAGGATCTCCTGCCCGCGCTGCGGAGCGCGGATGAGCAGGGGCGCCGAGTTCTGCACCGGCTGCGGCGCACCGCTCCAGGCGTTCGAGGTCGTGGCGGCACGAGCGGTGGAAGCGAACGGCGCGGCGAGCGGTCCACGCCACGCGATCGTTCGCGCCGATGTCTGCGTCGGCTGCGGACTCTGCGTACCCGCGTGCCCTGAGCCGGGCGCGATCCGGCTCGTCGACAAGCTGGCGGTCGTCGATCCCGAACGGTGCAAAGCCCACGGCGAGTGCGTCACCGCCTGCCCCGTGGGCGGAGTCTTCGTCGGCAGCGGCGACGCCGGGCAGCGCGTCGAGGTGCCGGATCTCGACGTCAACTTCCAGAGCAACGTGCCCGGGCTCTACGTGGTCGGCGAGCTGGGGGGCCGCGGCCTGATCAAGAACGCGGTGAACGAAGGGCGTCTCGCCATCGAGCACGTCGCCGAAGTGCTGAACGCTCCAGGCGGACGCGCCGGAGGCGAACCGGATGTCTTCGACGTGGCGATCGTCGGCTCAGGGCCGGCGGGACTCTCGGCCGGCCTCGAGGCGCTGCGGCAAAGGCTCTCGTACATCGTGCTCGAGCAGGGCGACCTGAGTGACACCATCGCCAAGTATCCCCGCAAGAAGGTGCTGTTCGCGGAGCCGCTGCGGGTGCCGCTGTACGGCGACTTGTGGATCGCCGACGCCTCCAAGGAGTCGCTGCTCAGGGTGTGGCAGGACGTGATCGCGCGCACCGGCCTGCAGGTGCGCACCGGCACTCGAGTGACCGGGATCGAGCGGCAGGAAGGCCGATTCACCCTCACGGCGGGGAGCGACACCGTGCACGCGCGAAAGGTCGTGCTGGCGATGGGGCGGCGCGGCACGCCGCGGCGGCTCGGCGTGCCGGGCGAGGAGCTCGACAAGGTCTTCTACGACGTGGTCGAGATGGAGCAGTTCATGGGCAACCGGGTGCTGGTGGTTGGCGGCGGCGACAGCGCGGTCGAGTCGGCGCTCGGAATCGCAAACCAGAGCGGAACCCAGGTGACGCTCTCCTATCGCGGAGAAGAGTTCAGCCGCCTCAAGGAGCGCAATCGCCAGAAGCTCGAGACGGCGATGGCGGCGGGCCGCATCGAGCTGGCGATGCCGAGCCAGGTGAAGGAAATCCGCCGCGACGTCGTGGTGATGGACCAACGCGGTCAGCAGCGCATGCTCCCGAACGACGCCGTGATCGTGCGCATCGGAGGCGAAGCGCCGTATCCGTTCCTGGAACGGATCGGCGTCCGCATCGTGACCAAGGAGGTGCCGGTTCCCACCGCGGCGGGGGCCAGGGCGGGGTGA